One genomic segment of Flavobacteriales bacterium includes these proteins:
- a CDS encoding aminotransferase class I/II-fold pyridoxal phosphate-dependent enzyme has translation MHLSDTIQRLAESATLAMARKSRELKEKGVDVISLSLGEPDFDTPDFIKEAAIQAIHGDYSSYPPVNGYLEVRQAISAKFERDNGLNYSPDQIVVSTGAKQSIANVVLAIVSRGEEVLLPAPYWVSYEEIVKLAGGVPKVIKTDLSSDFKITPEQLENAITEKSRMMIFSSPCNPTGSVYSHEELTA, from the coding sequence ATGGCCAGAAAGAGCAGAGAACTCAAGGAAAAAGGAGTGGATGTCATCAGTCTGAGCCTGGGAGAACCCGATTTCGACACACCGGATTTCATCAAAGAAGCCGCCATTCAAGCAATTCACGGAGACTATAGCAGCTATCCACCTGTAAATGGATATCTAGAAGTACGTCAAGCGATATCAGCCAAGTTCGAGCGCGACAATGGGTTGAATTACAGTCCCGATCAGATCGTAGTGTCCACAGGAGCGAAACAGTCTATAGCTAACGTGGTCCTTGCAATTGTATCACGCGGTGAGGAGGTACTTCTTCCGGCTCCTTATTGGGTCTCTTATGAAGAGATAGTCAAGCTGGCCGGGGGAGTTCCCAAAGTGATCAAAACAGACTTGAGCAGTGATTTCAAGATCACACCTGAACAACTGGAGAACGCCATCACCGAGAAGTCTCGCATGATGATATTCAGCAGCCCCTGCAATCCCACAGGGTCGGTCTATTCGCATGAAGAACTGACCGC